A stretch of Microbacterium sp. 4R-513 DNA encodes these proteins:
- the mmsA gene encoding multiple monosaccharide ABC transporter ATP-binding protein produces the protein MSNTILEMRGITKTFPGVKALSNVNFEVQRGEIHAICGENGAGKSTLMKVLSGVYPHGTYDGQIIYAGEEVEFRNLNDSEAKGIVIIHQELALSPYLSIAENIFLNNERTSGGLIDWNKTNFEAGELLKRVGLRDNPTTKINQIGVGKQQLVEIAKALSKEVKLLILDEPTAALNDEDSDHLLDLILSLRDQGITSIIISHKLNEIKKVADTVTVIRDGKTIETISKADVTEDRIIKDMVGRDLEHRYPDHEPQIGEELLRVEDWTAHHPQDPTRVVVDNVSLTVRAGEIVGIAGLMGAGRTEFAMSLFGHSYGSRISGRVFMRGKEIKTRTVAEAIDNGIAYATEDRKTFGLNLIEDIKRNISMASLGRLTKGGLVDDNEEYKVANDYRRSMNIKAPNVLVKTGKLSGGNQQKVVLSKWIYSDPDVLILDEPTRGIDVGAKYEIYTIINQLAASGKGIIVISSELPELLGISDRVYALSEGRITGELPIEEATPETVLKLMTMEKPR, from the coding sequence GTGAGCAACACGATTCTCGAGATGCGCGGCATCACGAAGACCTTTCCCGGCGTCAAGGCACTCTCGAACGTCAACTTCGAGGTGCAGCGCGGCGAGATCCATGCGATCTGCGGCGAGAACGGCGCCGGCAAATCCACACTGATGAAGGTGCTGTCGGGCGTCTACCCGCACGGCACCTACGACGGCCAGATCATCTACGCCGGCGAAGAGGTCGAGTTCCGGAACCTCAACGACAGCGAGGCCAAGGGCATCGTCATCATCCATCAGGAGCTGGCTCTCAGCCCGTACCTGTCGATCGCCGAGAACATCTTCCTCAACAACGAGCGCACCTCCGGCGGCCTCATCGACTGGAACAAGACGAACTTCGAGGCGGGGGAGCTGCTCAAGCGCGTCGGCCTGCGCGACAACCCGACCACGAAGATCAATCAGATCGGCGTCGGCAAGCAGCAGCTCGTCGAGATCGCGAAGGCCCTGTCGAAGGAGGTCAAGCTCCTCATCCTCGACGAGCCGACGGCCGCTCTGAACGACGAGGACTCCGACCACCTGCTCGACCTGATCCTGAGCCTGCGGGACCAGGGCATCACGTCGATCATCATCAGCCACAAGCTCAACGAGATCAAGAAGGTCGCCGACACCGTCACGGTCATCCGCGACGGCAAGACGATCGAGACGATCTCGAAGGCCGACGTCACCGAAGACCGCATCATCAAGGACATGGTCGGCCGCGACCTCGAGCACCGCTATCCCGACCACGAGCCCCAGATCGGCGAGGAGCTGCTTCGCGTCGAGGACTGGACCGCGCATCATCCGCAGGACCCGACGCGCGTCGTCGTCGACAACGTGTCGCTCACCGTTCGCGCCGGTGAGATCGTCGGCATCGCCGGCCTCATGGGCGCCGGCCGCACCGAGTTCGCGATGAGCCTCTTCGGCCACAGCTACGGCTCGCGCATCTCGGGAAGGGTCTTCATGCGCGGCAAGGAGATCAAGACCCGCACCGTCGCCGAGGCGATCGACAACGGGATCGCCTACGCGACCGAGGACCGGAAGACCTTCGGGCTGAACCTCATCGAGGACATCAAGCGGAACATCTCGATGGCCTCACTCGGGCGGCTCACCAAGGGCGGCCTCGTCGACGACAACGAGGAGTACAAGGTCGCGAACGACTATCGGCGCAGCATGAACATCAAGGCGCCGAACGTGCTCGTGAAGACGGGGAAGCTGTCGGGCGGCAACCAGCAGAAGGTCGTGCTGTCGAAGTGGATCTACTCCGACCCCGACGTCCTCATCCTCGACGAGCCCACCCGCGGGATCGACGTCGGCGCGAAGTACGAGATCTACACGATCATCAATCAGCTCGCGGCATCCGGTAAGGGGATCATCGTCATCTCCTCCGAGCTGCCCGAGCTCCTGGGGATCTCGGACCGCGTCTACGCCCTCTCGGAGGGCCGCATCACCGGCGAGCTCCCCATCGAGGAAGCGACTCCCGAAACCGTCCTCAAGCTCATGACCATGGAGAAGCCGCGCTGA
- a CDS encoding right-handed parallel beta-helix repeat-containing protein: MTDLFVAAAATTGDGSRQHPFHDPWLALRAATPGDTVHIAAGTYTGRLERSSWVVDCPELTVLGGYSADFAARTPWRTPTVLAARSALRVATESNMLSGVGDHAGLVLDGLFFDGSGRDDYDDAGGLERASHGDGPLVSLNAERITVRGCVFANASAGAIELGGSGAVFEDNLLINCAGLALLNLRGAPPEAPATVSRNSFLFAHDDTDPPRGSGGDRAAGVRVDGAATIADNVFVACGNAAIACLSDVGQIGVDRNLFFATLRDVVRSRASGAEAEITEEYVGDLDDVGLRSASGNSVGDPQLSGLPTAWLDGYTLDTAATYARPPIPALNALRAAVGLAELPEALDSDAQRPIMRRLSPSEVLAVTITAAQGSHPAEPPVPAPFSEPRPAPAYQAIDWTPLAAADPARSNAPVEVRAGIGVDQNTQLIPALSESHVGVALYRPGSDDSPWWALAPRFGLAHHQTEEATRYSRGLDVESTYLVRGTYRTDVAPDGRQPATIVVDSIAPFIDLTLPTAVRPTGRDWFVRAGAADGDGSREAPWKDLFKALEVAAPGDRILVAEGEYSGRLRSGTWQIPLPDLELLGGWDAEFTTRDPWRHPVRFVLPAETKAKGIFGEPILTVADSAAGLILDGFVFDGSTYNTYTDAGALEAGQSQSATLVDLRGGSGGITVRHCVFMNAANGGVNLSAAFGVFEDNVVVNTSGTAVRLQIPGAGPWIVRSNTALFAADPTGRASTGQSTSGCLLEVSGRGILSVTSNVLAFADSIAIRTGMPGQNVLLEDNVLAANLYGDIYDGGSVLVDAANRDRVLLDAPFGVQSGTRFELPAIPVDPAFAREAVGRLSALAAAMPKDGLDAAAAALGVSIAAAPPEAAPAGDEPASTTGEPSVADLLADLGRAREALEAKDEPAAESGAPLYCPVYPVAAALKLATDAPAGEPGAHAGAI, encoded by the coding sequence ATGACCGATCTCTTCGTGGCCGCCGCGGCGACGACCGGCGACGGCAGCAGGCAGCATCCCTTCCACGACCCCTGGCTCGCCCTGCGGGCGGCGACACCAGGGGACACTGTCCACATCGCGGCCGGAACGTACACCGGCCGGCTCGAGCGGTCGTCGTGGGTCGTCGACTGCCCGGAGCTGACGGTGCTCGGGGGCTACTCGGCCGACTTCGCCGCGCGGACGCCATGGCGCACCCCGACGGTCCTCGCAGCGCGGTCCGCGCTGCGGGTGGCGACCGAGTCCAACATGCTCTCGGGGGTCGGCGACCACGCCGGCCTCGTCCTGGACGGTCTCTTCTTCGACGGGTCCGGGCGGGACGACTACGACGACGCGGGCGGCCTCGAACGGGCTTCGCACGGCGACGGACCCCTCGTCAGCCTCAACGCCGAGCGCATCACGGTGCGGGGGTGCGTCTTCGCGAACGCGAGCGCGGGGGCGATCGAGCTCGGCGGCTCGGGGGCCGTGTTCGAGGACAACCTGCTCATCAACTGCGCGGGACTCGCCCTCCTGAATCTGCGCGGAGCACCGCCCGAGGCGCCGGCCACTGTCAGCCGCAACAGCTTCCTCTTCGCCCACGACGACACCGACCCCCCGCGCGGCTCTGGCGGCGACAGAGCCGCGGGCGTGCGGGTCGACGGCGCGGCGACGATCGCCGACAACGTCTTCGTCGCTTGCGGCAACGCCGCCATCGCCTGCCTGAGCGACGTCGGGCAGATCGGCGTCGACCGCAATCTGTTCTTCGCGACGCTCCGCGACGTCGTGCGCAGCCGCGCCTCGGGCGCCGAGGCCGAGATCACCGAGGAGTACGTCGGAGACCTCGACGACGTCGGGCTTCGCTCGGCTTCCGGGAACTCGGTCGGTGACCCGCAACTGAGCGGCCTGCCGACCGCGTGGCTCGACGGGTACACGCTCGACACCGCCGCGACGTACGCCCGACCGCCGATTCCCGCACTCAACGCTCTGCGCGCTGCGGTGGGCCTGGCCGAGCTGCCCGAAGCGCTCGACAGCGACGCCCAGCGGCCCATCATGCGGCGCCTCTCGCCCAGCGAAGTGCTCGCGGTCACGATCACGGCGGCACAGGGCAGCCACCCGGCCGAACCGCCCGTGCCGGCGCCGTTCAGCGAACCGCGCCCCGCTCCCGCCTATCAGGCGATCGACTGGACCCCGCTCGCGGCGGCGGACCCCGCGCGCTCGAACGCGCCGGTCGAAGTGCGTGCCGGGATCGGAGTCGACCAGAACACCCAGCTGATCCCAGCGCTGTCGGAGTCCCACGTCGGCGTGGCGCTCTACCGGCCGGGAAGCGACGACAGCCCGTGGTGGGCGCTCGCTCCGCGCTTCGGTCTCGCGCACCACCAGACCGAGGAAGCCACGCGCTATTCTCGCGGTCTCGATGTCGAATCGACCTATCTGGTGCGAGGCACGTATCGCACCGATGTGGCACCGGACGGGCGACAGCCGGCCACGATCGTGGTCGACTCGATCGCACCCTTCATCGACCTCACGCTGCCGACGGCCGTGCGCCCCACGGGCCGCGACTGGTTCGTGCGGGCGGGTGCCGCCGACGGCGACGGGAGCCGCGAAGCGCCCTGGAAAGACCTGTTCAAGGCGCTCGAGGTGGCTGCTCCAGGCGACCGGATCCTCGTCGCAGAGGGAGAGTACAGCGGACGACTCCGCTCCGGCACGTGGCAGATCCCCCTCCCCGACCTCGAGCTGCTGGGCGGGTGGGACGCGGAGTTCACCACTCGCGACCCGTGGCGGCATCCCGTCCGGTTCGTCCTTCCCGCAGAGACCAAGGCGAAAGGAATCTTCGGCGAGCCGATCCTGACCGTCGCCGATTCCGCCGCGGGTCTCATCCTGGACGGTTTCGTCTTCGACGGGTCGACGTACAACACCTACACGGATGCCGGCGCCCTCGAAGCCGGTCAGTCCCAGTCCGCCACGCTCGTGGACCTCCGCGGCGGAAGCGGTGGCATCACGGTGCGCCACTGCGTCTTCATGAATGCCGCGAACGGCGGGGTGAACCTCAGCGCAGCCTTCGGGGTGTTCGAGGACAACGTCGTGGTCAACACGAGCGGCACCGCCGTCCGGCTCCAGATCCCGGGCGCCGGACCATGGATCGTGCGGTCGAACACGGCGCTCTTCGCGGCCGACCCGACGGGCCGCGCATCGACGGGTCAGTCGACCAGCGGCTGCCTGCTCGAGGTGTCGGGCCGAGGCATCCTGAGCGTGACGTCCAATGTCCTCGCCTTCGCGGACAGCATCGCGATCCGGACCGGGATGCCGGGGCAGAACGTGCTCCTCGAGGACAACGTGCTCGCGGCGAACCTGTACGGCGACATCTACGACGGCGGAAGCGTGCTCGTCGATGCGGCCAATCGCGATCGGGTGCTTCTCGACGCGCCCTTCGGCGTCCAGTCGGGGACGCGGTTCGAGCTGCCGGCGATACCGGTCGACCCCGCCTTCGCCCGCGAAGCGGTCGGCCGGCTCTCGGCGCTCGCGGCCGCGATGCCGAAGGACGGACTCGATGCAGCCGCGGCGGCACTGGGCGTCTCGATTGCGGCGGCACCCCCGGAGGCGGCGCCGGCGGGCGACGAACCGGCCTCGACGACGGGCGAGCCCTCGGTCGCCGATCTGCTCGCCGACCTCGGCCGCGCTCGCGAGGCGCTCGAGGCGAAGGACGAGCCCGCCGCCGAGTCGGGCGCGCCGCTCTACTGCCCTGTCTATCCGGTTGCGGCGGCGCTGAAACTGGCGACGGATGCTCCCGCGGGCGAGCCCGGCGCCCACGCCGGCGCCATCTGA
- a CDS encoding phosphatase PAP2 family protein: MTTDAQEQSAELQAIRDVDARRALVLTVSIAATVAFVVLRLVVALSGHSPLPVDEWWHNLMVATETDVGIVVAWVPAIVGGTIGMIVIGILIVLLLWWRRGRGDAANMACAIVLVVAIGAPMASIIARSRPNDSLAESVATSFPSGHTAVATTVVVTLGLLLRRWYVWVVGAAWVLLMMWSRTYLHAHWLSDVIAGMLEGLAVAGLVWCAVEALRDRRAVRSDEPAPTES; encoded by the coding sequence ATGACCACCGACGCTCAGGAGCAGAGCGCCGAGCTCCAGGCCATCCGCGACGTGGACGCTCGTCGCGCGCTCGTCCTCACGGTCTCGATCGCCGCGACCGTCGCCTTCGTCGTCCTGCGCCTCGTCGTCGCCCTCAGCGGCCACAGCCCTCTACCCGTCGACGAGTGGTGGCACAACCTCATGGTGGCGACCGAGACGGATGTCGGGATCGTCGTCGCGTGGGTGCCCGCCATCGTCGGCGGGACGATCGGCATGATCGTGATCGGCATCCTGATCGTGCTCCTCCTGTGGTGGCGAAGAGGCAGGGGGGATGCCGCGAACATGGCGTGCGCGATCGTGCTCGTCGTCGCGATCGGGGCGCCGATGGCGTCCATCATCGCCCGCTCGCGCCCGAACGACTCGCTCGCCGAGAGCGTGGCGACCTCGTTCCCCTCGGGGCATACCGCCGTTGCGACGACCGTCGTCGTGACGCTCGGGCTCCTGCTGCGGCGCTGGTACGTCTGGGTGGTGGGCGCCGCCTGGGTGCTGCTCATGATGTGGAGCCGCACCTATCTGCACGCCCACTGGCTGAGCGATGTCATCGCCGGGATGCTGGAGGGCCTGGCCGTCGCGGGCCTGGTGTGGTGCGCGGTCGAGGCCCTGCGAGATCGCAGAGCCGTGCGCTCCGACGAACCGGCCCCCACGGAGTCGTGA
- a CDS encoding MmcQ/YjbR family DNA-binding protein, producing the protein MTPDEIHSYCAAKPGAWEDRPWEDDLVFKVGPGERGKIFVFYGDGTSIGIKAATTRDEADDWLARYPDHARVSRYIGRSGWNVLDAGGGIPDDELREAIDRSYELVVAGLPRKVQETLSAED; encoded by the coding sequence ATGACCCCTGATGAGATCCACTCGTACTGTGCGGCGAAGCCCGGAGCGTGGGAGGACCGGCCATGGGAGGACGACCTGGTCTTCAAGGTCGGTCCCGGCGAGCGCGGCAAGATCTTCGTCTTCTACGGCGACGGGACCTCGATCGGCATCAAGGCTGCGACGACCCGCGACGAGGCGGACGACTGGCTCGCCCGCTATCCCGACCATGCGCGCGTGTCGCGCTACATCGGCAGGTCGGGGTGGAACGTCCTCGACGCGGGCGGAGGCATCCCGGATGACGAGCTTCGCGAAGCGATCGACCGATCGTACGAGCTCGTCGTCGCCGGCCTCCCCCGGAAGGTGCAGGAGACGCTCAGCGCGGAGGACTGA
- the chvE gene encoding multiple monosaccharide ABC transporter substrate-binding protein, whose protein sequence is MKAKKFVFAALAAGALMLSACAGGGAGGSGDSGDGGGDGGLIGVAMPTKSSERWIQDGDAVKAALEDAGYQVDLQYAEDDIPTQVSQIENMITKGAEALIVASIDGTTLSEVLQTAKDSDIPVIAYDRLIRDSENVDYYATFDNFLVGQQQAWTILNGLGLTELDGTAKADAPAGPFNIELFAGSLDDNNAFFFFNGAMDVLQPLIDDGTLVVKSGQTDIEQAATLRWDGETAQSRMEDILTANYSDGTKVDAVLSPYDGISRGIISALTDAGYSTGEDWPVISGQDAEVDSVKAILSGEQYATIFKDTRELAKVAAGMAVSLLQGDEPEVNDTETYDNGVKVVPSYLLKPVQVVKDNVESALVDTGYWTKEDLGL, encoded by the coding sequence GTGAAGGCAAAGAAGTTCGTGTTCGCCGCGCTCGCGGCGGGCGCGCTGATGCTGTCGGCATGTGCCGGAGGCGGCGCAGGCGGAAGCGGCGACAGCGGTGACGGCGGCGGAGACGGCGGCCTGATCGGCGTCGCGATGCCGACCAAGAGCTCGGAGCGCTGGATCCAGGACGGCGACGCCGTCAAGGCTGCGCTCGAGGACGCCGGCTACCAGGTCGACCTGCAGTACGCCGAGGACGACATCCCCACCCAGGTGTCGCAGATCGAGAACATGATCACGAAGGGCGCCGAGGCGCTCATCGTCGCCTCGATCGACGGCACGACGCTTTCGGAGGTGCTTCAGACCGCCAAGGACAGCGACATCCCGGTCATCGCCTACGACCGCCTCATCCGCGACAGCGAGAACGTCGACTACTACGCGACGTTCGACAACTTCCTCGTCGGCCAGCAGCAAGCCTGGACGATCCTCAACGGCCTCGGTCTCACCGAGCTCGACGGGACCGCCAAGGCCGACGCTCCGGCGGGCCCCTTCAACATCGAGCTCTTCGCCGGCTCGCTCGACGACAACAACGCGTTCTTCTTCTTCAACGGCGCGATGGACGTCCTGCAGCCGCTGATCGACGACGGAACGCTCGTCGTGAAGTCGGGCCAGACCGACATCGAGCAGGCCGCCACGCTCCGCTGGGACGGCGAGACCGCGCAGAGCCGCATGGAGGACATCCTCACGGCGAACTACTCCGACGGCACGAAGGTCGACGCGGTGCTCTCGCCGTACGACGGCATCTCGCGGGGCATCATCTCGGCCCTCACCGACGCCGGCTACTCGACGGGTGAGGACTGGCCGGTCATCTCGGGTCAGGACGCCGAGGTCGACTCCGTCAAGGCGATCCTCTCGGGCGAGCAGTACGCCACGATCTTCAAGGACACGCGTGAGCTCGCCAAGGTCGCGGCCGGCATGGCCGTCTCGCTTCTCCAGGGCGACGAGCCCGAGGTGAACGACACCGAGACGTACGACAACGGCGTCAAGGTCGTCCCGTCGTACCTGCTCAAGCCGGTCCAGGTCGTCAAGGACAACGTCGAGTCGGCGCTCGTCGACACCGGCTACTGGACGAAGGAGGACCTCGGCCTCTGA
- a CDS encoding class II aldolase/adducin family protein: MAQGRGTELREDYVSGVRTEVTTARVRADVATLHGELLISGLALAVGGALSARIPGADLFVVTPADVPFAAVGPENLVLCDLDGAVVTGTPGSDLLPHPSSQAHAHVYRRMPAIGAIAQLHSTYATAWAARAEPIPCAFAVAAEEFGGPVPVGPYAGTDDEALGRAVVEVLEGQRSRAVLLEQQGPVTVGATPREAAMHAALLEDVARVAHVTRDGGAATPLPQAEIDRLWESRRARGDAPTPGTPAVGSPKQKRRQLNIDTKTKTSR; the protein is encoded by the coding sequence GTGGCGCAGGGCAGGGGCACCGAGCTTCGCGAGGACTACGTCAGCGGAGTCCGCACCGAGGTAACGACGGCCCGCGTACGCGCCGACGTCGCGACTCTGCACGGTGAACTGCTGATCAGCGGACTGGCCCTCGCCGTCGGCGGTGCCCTCTCGGCCCGCATCCCGGGCGCCGACCTCTTCGTCGTGACTCCCGCCGACGTGCCCTTTGCGGCGGTCGGCCCCGAGAACCTCGTGCTGTGCGACCTCGACGGCGCCGTCGTGACGGGCACCCCGGGCAGCGACCTGTTGCCGCACCCGTCGTCGCAGGCGCACGCTCACGTGTACCGCCGCATGCCGGCCATCGGCGCCATCGCGCAGCTGCATTCGACCTACGCGACAGCTTGGGCCGCCCGGGCCGAGCCGATCCCCTGCGCATTCGCGGTCGCGGCCGAGGAGTTCGGCGGACCGGTCCCGGTCGGCCCCTATGCGGGGACGGATGACGAAGCGCTCGGCCGCGCGGTCGTGGAGGTTCTCGAGGGCCAGCGGTCGCGTGCCGTGCTCCTCGAGCAGCAGGGGCCGGTCACCGTCGGCGCGACCCCCCGGGAGGCGGCGATGCACGCAGCCCTGCTCGAAGACGTCGCCCGCGTCGCGCATGTGACGCGCGATGGGGGCGCGGCGACGCCGCTGCCGCAGGCCGAGATCGATCGCCTGTGGGAGAGCCGCCGGGCACGCGGCGACGCGCCGACGCCCGGTACCCCTGCCGTCGGCAGCCCCAAGCAGAAGAGACGACAACTGAATATCGACACCAAGACGAAGACGTCACGATGA
- the mmsB gene encoding multiple monosaccharide ABC transporter permease: MTQTSTSDTAVGANVNPPDNKFTNWLSHVLADLGKNGIFIALIAVVALFAFLTNGIILRPQNISNLVVQNGYILVLAIGMVMVIIAGHIDLSVGSVAAFVGACSGVFATQWGLPWWLSILLSLAIGALVGAWQGFWVAFAGIPAFIVTLAGMLIFRGLALVVLGNQNIGSFPTEYRALGNGFLTGIFGESDPDLFTLLIGAVGIVALVVQQLRTRRGRQKYGQEVEPFTWFIIKLVLVAAVIAWFTWALASYKGIPVTLIILAILILVYGVVMNRTVFGRHIYAIGGNRHAAELSGIKTRRVDFWLFVNMGFLAALAGLIFTARLNLAGPKAGDGFELEAISAAFIGGAAVQGGVGTIGGAIIGGLIIGVLNNGMSIMGIGIEWQQAVKGLVLLLAVAFDVYNKRRSGV; the protein is encoded by the coding sequence ATGACACAGACATCCACCAGCGACACGGCCGTCGGAGCGAACGTCAACCCGCCCGACAACAAGTTCACCAACTGGCTCAGCCACGTCCTCGCCGACCTCGGCAAGAACGGCATCTTCATCGCGCTGATCGCCGTCGTCGCGCTGTTCGCGTTTCTGACCAACGGGATCATCCTGCGGCCGCAGAACATCTCGAACCTCGTCGTCCAGAACGGCTACATCCTCGTCCTCGCGATCGGCATGGTCATGGTGATCATCGCCGGGCACATCGACCTCTCGGTCGGCTCGGTCGCCGCGTTCGTCGGGGCGTGCTCGGGAGTCTTCGCCACGCAATGGGGTCTCCCGTGGTGGCTGTCGATCCTGCTCTCGCTCGCCATCGGCGCCCTCGTCGGCGCCTGGCAGGGCTTCTGGGTGGCGTTCGCGGGCATCCCGGCCTTCATCGTGACCCTCGCGGGCATGCTCATCTTCCGCGGGCTCGCGCTCGTCGTGCTCGGCAACCAGAACATCGGCTCGTTCCCCACCGAGTACCGGGCGCTGGGCAACGGATTCCTCACCGGCATCTTCGGCGAGAGCGACCCCGACCTCTTCACGCTGCTGATCGGTGCGGTCGGGATCGTGGCCCTCGTGGTCCAGCAGCTGCGCACGCGTCGCGGCCGCCAGAAGTACGGCCAGGAGGTCGAGCCCTTCACGTGGTTCATCATCAAGCTCGTGCTCGTCGCTGCCGTCATCGCATGGTTCACGTGGGCGCTCGCGTCATACAAGGGCATCCCCGTGACGCTCATCATCCTGGCGATCCTGATCCTCGTGTACGGCGTGGTCATGAACCGCACCGTGTTCGGACGCCATATCTATGCGATCGGCGGCAACCGTCACGCCGCCGAGCTCTCGGGCATCAAGACGCGCCGCGTCGACTTCTGGCTGTTCGTCAACATGGGCTTCCTCGCAGCGCTCGCCGGGCTCATCTTCACGGCGCGACTCAACCTCGCCGGGCCCAAGGCCGGTGACGGCTTCGAGCTCGAGGCCATCTCGGCTGCCTTCATCGGCGGCGCGGCTGTCCAGGGCGGCGTCGGCACGATCGGCGGCGCGATCATCGGTGGTCTCATCATCGGCGTCCTGAACAACGGCATGTCGATCATGGGCATCGGCATCGAGTGGCAGCAGGCCGTGAAGGGCCTGGTGCTCCTGCTCGCCGTGGCCTTCGACGTCTACAACAAGCGACGCTCGGGCGTCTGA
- a CDS encoding LacI family DNA-binding transcriptional regulator produces the protein MSEDAAVRRPSIRDVARLADVSYQTVSRVLNNHPSVRPETRERVLQVMSDLQYRPNLAARALVTSRSHTIGILAAASSMYGPASSIAAIEAAARTRGYWVSTANIDPSDPTSIPEGLAHLMAQSIEGLVVIAPQVRVVRALASQPLEVPYVTLQSTDLDVDHMLSVDQLAGARLATKHLISLGHRGIYHLAGPQDWIEAEARMRGFLAEMSANDVPTTAPILGDWTAEFGYYAGRELLQVRDFTAVFSSNDQMALGFMHAVRDEGLDVPRDISIVGFDDIPEAAHFWPPLTTVRQDFAELGRRCVELLLGRAEADAEPAPATIVPELIVRRSTGLPG, from the coding sequence ATGAGCGAAGACGCCGCGGTGCGCCGACCGAGCATCCGAGATGTCGCACGGCTGGCCGACGTGTCGTACCAAACCGTGTCGCGGGTGCTCAACAACCACCCGAGCGTGCGGCCCGAGACGCGCGAGCGCGTGCTGCAGGTCATGAGCGACCTCCAGTATCGCCCCAACCTCGCCGCGCGCGCCCTCGTCACCAGTCGCTCGCACACCATCGGCATCCTGGCGGCGGCGAGCTCGATGTACGGCCCGGCGTCGAGCATCGCCGCGATCGAGGCCGCGGCGCGCACGCGCGGCTACTGGGTCAGCACGGCGAACATCGACCCGTCGGATCCGACCTCCATCCCGGAGGGTCTTGCCCACCTCATGGCGCAGTCGATCGAGGGACTCGTCGTCATCGCGCCGCAGGTGCGCGTCGTCCGTGCGCTCGCCTCGCAGCCGCTCGAAGTGCCGTACGTGACGCTGCAGTCGACCGACCTCGACGTCGACCACATGCTGTCGGTCGACCAGCTCGCGGGGGCCCGCCTCGCGACGAAACACCTGATCAGCCTGGGTCATCGCGGGATCTACCACCTCGCCGGCCCGCAGGACTGGATCGAGGCCGAGGCGCGGATGCGCGGCTTCCTCGCCGAGATGAGCGCCAACGACGTCCCCACGACCGCGCCGATCCTTGGGGACTGGACGGCCGAGTTCGGGTATTACGCGGGGCGGGAGCTGCTGCAGGTGCGCGACTTCACCGCGGTCTTCTCGTCGAACGACCAGATGGCCCTGGGCTTCATGCACGCCGTCCGCGACGAGGGCCTCGACGTCCCGCGCGACATCAGCATCGTCGGGTTCGACGACATCCCCGAGGCGGCGCACTTCTGGCCCCCGCTGACGACGGTGCGGCAGGACTTCGCCGAACTCGGACGCCGGTGCGTCGAGCTTCTGCTGGGCCGCGCCGAGGCTGACGCCGAGCCGGCGCCCGCGACGATCGTCCCCGAGCTGATCGTGCGCAGGTCGACGGGTCTCCCCGGCTGA
- a CDS encoding MarR family winged helix-turn-helix transcriptional regulator: MTDEVVVPGLRRALTDYVRARSAALGAARRALGIGEGDANALLHIAAHPGIRPTHLREHLGITAAGITALIDRLVERGAVRRDVDPTDRRVNRISLTIDIGEEPWVQLTRFDDDFDVALLDADEVETLRFAELLDTLTAVTVGRGER, encoded by the coding sequence ATGACTGACGAAGTGGTGGTGCCGGGCCTGCGACGAGCCCTGACGGACTATGTCCGCGCCCGTTCCGCCGCGCTCGGAGCCGCGCGCCGAGCCCTCGGCATCGGGGAGGGCGATGCCAACGCCCTCCTGCACATCGCCGCACATCCGGGCATCCGTCCCACCCATCTGCGCGAGCACTTGGGGATCACTGCGGCGGGCATCACCGCCCTCATCGACCGTCTGGTCGAGCGCGGAGCCGTGCGACGCGACGTCGATCCCACCGATCGCCGCGTCAACCGCATCAGCCTCACGATCGACATCGGGGAGGAGCCGTGGGTGCAGCTCACGCGCTTCGACGACGACTTCGATGTCGCGCTCCTGGATGCGGATGAGGTCGAGACGCTGCGATTCGCGGAACTGCTCGACACGCTCACCGCCGTCACGGTGGGCCGCGGCGAGCGCTGA